Proteins encoded in a region of the Oscillospiraceae bacterium MB24-C1 genome:
- a CDS encoding response regulator produces MYHENIKILCIDDDGQIRYALNSVFEFQKWESFLAPDVNEGLRLFKQHRPDIVLIDYHMPEINGIQGVKLLREIDFNVPIIVFTIDEDQQIADQFLAAGASDFALKPIKAPDIISRIKLHIKLMRLRPSHEETTVKGIGATTRSLIVNYLNRCSDYQTAGEIAKNTGLAYQTTYRYLQHLISENVVESKNIYGKIGRPKQLFKIY; encoded by the coding sequence ATGTATCATGAGAATATTAAAATCCTTTGTATCGATGATGACGGGCAAATCAGATACGCATTAAACAGTGTGTTCGAATTTCAAAAATGGGAGTCTTTTTTGGCGCCGGATGTTAATGAGGGATTACGCTTATTCAAGCAACATCGACCTGACATTGTTCTGATCGATTACCATATGCCTGAAATAAACGGAATTCAAGGTGTAAAGTTACTGCGTGAGATAGATTTTAATGTCCCTATTATCGTCTTCACAATTGATGAAGACCAGCAAATTGCTGATCAATTTTTAGCAGCGGGAGCCAGTGATTTTGCTTTGAAACCAATCAAAGCGCCCGATATTATTTCTCGCATTAAATTACATATCAAATTAATGCGACTTAGACCTTCCCATGAAGAAACAACTGTGAAAGGTATTGGGGCAACCACACGTTCTTTAATTGTAAATTACCTTAACAGATGTTCAGATTATCAAACAGCTGGTGAAATTGCCAAGAATACGGGATTAGCATATCAAACCACTTACCGTTACCTGCAACATTTAATTTCAGAAAATGTTGTGGAATCAAAAAATATTTATGGAAAAATTGGAAGACCAAAGCAATTATTTAAAATCTATTAA
- a CDS encoding HAMP domain-containing sensor histidine kinase, which yields MSKQLSMKTHKPTLFIGIALMFFSLFMPSFLTIDTFHITEDLVNSIRTCQPVLLMNTALRLVALNVLRSLGHYCGAFLIAESIVITDKSRCKMLLKALIVCVIIPPIYFIIEQLYDIHYDFGVPALALLCLLTLISQANYNLVSMIKKVLMVTSFIAAMQFLDVMPMLNNLPFGRGETSREVKMIATFFEIEDTLNFIALVFFLLFFFVGVLLFFLIRDENKLRLISELKEQNERMIMESRMRALENRTTMELRHLVHDLKSPLASAQVLVSVLKMSAQTVQVDNKILEHFDQIENSIDRMSNMISEILYENHFSLLPTKEVISSVLSQISISEYSSLVQVKNNIPEQLLHVNKIRIVRALVNLIENSFYAVDSEKGKIVVALDDHQIDQQQFVKISVSDNGKGMTKKEIDSAWNNGYSTRDSHGLGLAFVKQVITNSGGTVSIQSAVNTGTKVVLILPKGELSNVS from the coding sequence ATGTCTAAACAACTTTCGATGAAAACCCATAAGCCTACATTGTTCATCGGCATTGCTCTGATGTTTTTCAGTTTATTTATGCCGAGTTTTCTGACAATTGATACCTTTCACATCACTGAGGATTTGGTAAACTCTATTCGGACATGCCAACCAGTTTTACTAATGAATACAGCTTTACGGTTGGTTGCCCTAAACGTATTACGTAGTCTTGGCCATTACTGTGGCGCATTTCTGATTGCCGAGTCGATTGTGATTACAGACAAAAGCAGATGCAAAATGCTCCTAAAGGCTTTGATTGTTTGCGTTATTATTCCACCCATTTATTTTATCATTGAACAGCTTTATGACATACACTATGATTTTGGCGTTCCGGCATTGGCGTTACTTTGCTTGCTCACTTTGATCAGTCAGGCAAACTATAATCTTGTCAGTATGATAAAAAAGGTGTTGATGGTCACCTCTTTTATCGCGGCAATGCAATTTCTTGATGTCATGCCCATGCTGAATAATCTTCCCTTTGGTCGTGGAGAAACATCCAGGGAAGTTAAAATGATTGCAACTTTTTTTGAAATTGAAGATACTCTTAATTTTATTGCTTTAGTCTTTTTCCTTTTATTCTTTTTTGTGGGTGTTTTGCTGTTCTTTTTGATTAGGGATGAAAACAAGCTTCGTCTAATCAGTGAGCTGAAAGAGCAGAATGAGCGCATGATAATGGAATCAAGAATGAGGGCACTTGAAAACAGAACGACAATGGAACTTCGACATTTGGTTCATGATTTGAAATCTCCGCTTGCATCAGCTCAAGTATTGGTGAGTGTTTTAAAGATGTCGGCGCAAACTGTGCAAGTCGACAATAAAATTTTAGAGCACTTTGATCAGATAGAAAATTCAATCGACAGAATGAGCAATATGATTTCTGAAATTTTATATGAAAATCATTTCTCTCTTTTACCAACTAAGGAAGTTATCTCCTCTGTCCTTTCACAAATTTCAATTTCAGAATATTCAAGCCTCGTGCAAGTAAAAAACAATATTCCAGAGCAGCTGTTGCATGTCAATAAAATAAGAATTGTTCGTGCCTTGGTAAACCTGATTGAAAACTCGTTTTATGCCGTTGACTCCGAAAAAGGAAAGATTGTGGTTGCGCTTGACGATCATCAAATAGACCAACAGCAGTTCGTCAAGATTTCTGTCTCAGATAACGGAAAGGGAATGACCAAAAAGGAAATTGATTCCGCATGGAATAACGGATATTCGACTCGCGATTCTCACGGTTTAGGTCTCGCCTTTGTCAAACAGGTAATCACCAACTCCGGAGGAACAGTTTCTATCCAAAGCGCTGTAAACACAGGAACCAAGGTAGTGCTTATTTTACCAAAAGGAGAATTGTCTAATGTATCATGA
- the pgsW gene encoding poly-gamma-glutamate system protein → MKRENSYPRLLILAAIMVTIFVWLISIYSDTAQYAHANIQEKAYLQMQQCMNAVKQYKTALNIPIFSYDVCQTGMLGEEFNEITTTIGSLEAKRTTADPNMAALVVRLLVDAGVKEGDVVCANFSGSFPSLNIAVIAACDAMDVHLAYITSVGSSTYGANNPQLTFPEIADRLYQDGLISSNSIMVTAGGDGDVGLGMNPEFLSQIKSRIIQLDLNWFEQSQYSDNIKVKKALFDRFKPDCFVSAGGNITSLGIGSGSDNHPQGVITPVVDMKIIDEKSGLIDRYLAEGIPVVNLLNIKKITAEYAMPFDPMVIEPVGKSPVFHTVSFNRITIVFSFLLTLSFILIHSLRRYKSLIFAKKESENILSK, encoded by the coding sequence ATGAAAAGGGAGAACAGCTATCCTCGTTTGTTAATTTTAGCTGCTATTATGGTCACAATTTTTGTATGGCTAATCTCTATTTATTCAGATACCGCCCAATATGCTCACGCAAATATTCAAGAAAAGGCATATTTGCAAATGCAGCAATGCATGAATGCAGTGAAGCAATATAAGACTGCCCTTAATATTCCCATCTTTTCATATGATGTTTGCCAAACGGGAATGTTGGGAGAGGAATTTAATGAAATTACCACAACGATTGGTTCCCTTGAAGCAAAACGAACCACAGCAGATCCTAACATGGCGGCATTGGTTGTCAGATTGCTTGTGGATGCGGGCGTAAAAGAGGGTGATGTGGTATGTGCAAACTTTTCGGGCTCTTTCCCTTCGCTCAATATTGCCGTTATTGCAGCTTGTGATGCAATGGATGTTCACCTTGCTTATATCACCTCTGTGGGGTCTTCCACCTATGGCGCGAACAATCCTCAGTTAACCTTTCCCGAAATAGCAGACCGCCTTTATCAAGATGGTCTGATTTCATCCAATAGTATTATGGTCACAGCGGGCGGAGATGGTGACGTAGGTTTGGGAATGAATCCTGAGTTTTTGTCGCAGATCAAATCAAGAATCATCCAGCTTGATTTGAATTGGTTTGAGCAGAGCCAATATAGCGATAATATCAAAGTAAAAAAAGCGTTGTTTGATCGTTTTAAGCCTGACTGTTTTGTCTCCGCTGGCGGAAATATAACTTCCCTTGGAATTGGAAGCGGTTCTGATAATCATCCACAAGGGGTAATCACCCCGGTTGTTGACATGAAGATTATTGATGAGAAAAGTGGACTGATTGACAGGTACCTTGCAGAGGGAATTCCTGTGGTTAATTTATTGAATATTAAGAAAATCACTGCTGAATATGCAATGCCATTTGACCCCATGGTCATTGAGCCTGTTGGGAAAAGCCCTGTGTTTCACACCGTGAGCTTTAATCGCATTACCATTGTTTTTTCATTTTTACTGACACTTTCGTTCATCTTGATTCATTCGTTGAGAAGATATAAATCACTGATTTTCGCAAAAAAAGAAAGTGAAAATATACTTTCGAAATAA
- the pgsC gene encoding poly-gamma-glutamate biosynthesis protein PgsC, whose protein sequence is MYHEIILLGILISLIFTELTGISPAGLIVPSYLVLCLQNPYRVIYTAVIVFLTIVTVKILSRYVILYGRRQFAVMIMTAVLIDMLISFAGVLPQNPGIIGTLIPGIIANECVRQGTVKSVTSLVLVTGILALILMWNRIGVLPI, encoded by the coding sequence ATGTATCATGAAATTATTCTGCTGGGCATCCTGATTAGCTTAATTTTTACCGAGCTTACCGGAATTTCCCCCGCAGGTTTAATTGTTCCAAGTTATCTCGTGCTATGTCTGCAAAATCCTTATCGGGTGATATACACAGCAGTAATTGTTTTTCTCACCATTGTCACGGTCAAGATTTTGAGTCGATATGTGATTTTATACGGCAGAAGACAGTTTGCTGTCATGATCATGACAGCAGTTTTGATTGACATGCTCATTTCTTTTGCAGGCGTTCTCCCACAAAACCCGGGAATTATCGGGACATTGATTCCAGGAATTATCGCCAATGAGTGTGTTCGTCAAGGCACAGTCAAATCGGTGACATCTCTTGTCCTTGTTACTGGGATTCTTGCTTTGATTTTAATGTGGAACAGGATAGGAGTACTGCCCATATGA
- the pgsB gene encoding poly-gamma-glutamate synthase PgsB yields MGCKGSTIVQILAITLFFVYLGYLFAEAACAKRNRKKLKHVIYVNGTRGKSSVTRLIDAGLRAGGEKVFCKTTGTLPMTIDTENVEALIKRVGKANIKEQLMVLKMAATQNAQVLVAECMAVSPPLQYISQHRMMCADIGVITNIRLDHTEEMGYSLDEICDSLCSTIPKNGVVFTTDKPFFNRIQSHAQQLGSKAVLVPVENFKYCDIDFAENVAVALAVCNYLGVEEQFAISQMRSYKRDPYALSLHCLPSGALFINGLSINDPQSSNIVFEGVMSKLGCRPKNLILLINNRPDRGYRTEHMLLLAKLLNPQHIWLLGASQQIMRRRLSRLDFPLEVKLFSSADELVFSNLDEDTVIFAAGNIADQGHFLMNRIRKESKPYVS; encoded by the coding sequence GTGGGATGCAAAGGGAGTACCATTGTGCAGATTCTAGCGATTACTCTTTTTTTCGTTTATCTTGGTTACCTTTTTGCGGAGGCAGCTTGCGCGAAGCGAAACAGAAAAAAATTGAAGCATGTCATCTATGTCAACGGTACAAGAGGAAAGTCCTCCGTGACGCGATTGATTGATGCAGGATTACGTGCTGGTGGCGAAAAAGTATTTTGCAAGACCACCGGAACGCTCCCTATGACCATAGACACCGAGAACGTTGAAGCGCTGATTAAGCGTGTAGGAAAAGCGAATATCAAAGAGCAGCTTATGGTTTTGAAAATGGCAGCAACGCAAAATGCGCAGGTTCTTGTTGCGGAATGTATGGCGGTGTCTCCACCCCTTCAATACATATCACAGCACCGCATGATGTGCGCAGATATCGGTGTGATCACCAATATTCGGCTTGATCACACAGAGGAAATGGGATATTCCCTCGATGAAATTTGCGACTCACTGTGCTCAACCATACCAAAGAACGGTGTAGTGTTCACAACGGACAAGCCTTTTTTCAACAGAATCCAAAGTCACGCACAACAGCTTGGCTCGAAAGCCGTTTTGGTTCCTGTGGAAAACTTTAAATACTGCGATATTGACTTTGCTGAAAATGTTGCGGTTGCGCTTGCTGTTTGCAACTATCTCGGGGTTGAAGAACAGTTTGCCATAAGTCAAATGAGAAGCTATAAACGGGATCCTTATGCCCTTTCTTTGCATTGCCTGCCATCGGGCGCTCTGTTTATTAATGGGCTTTCTATTAATGATCCACAATCAAGTAACATCGTCTTTGAGGGTGTTATGTCTAAGCTGGGCTGTAGGCCTAAAAATCTTATTTTGTTAATTAATAATCGCCCGGACCGTGGATATCGAACGGAGCATATGTTGTTGTTGGCAAAGCTTTTAAATCCCCAACACATTTGGCTTTTGGGCGCATCACAGCAAATCATGAGACGAAGGCTCTCAAGACTTGACTTTCCTTTGGAAGTCAAGTTGTTTTCTTCTGCCGATGAGTTGGTTTTTTCAAATCTTGATGAAGATACGGTAATTTTTGCGGCAGGTAATATTGCCGACCAGGGTCATTTTCTGATGAATCGCATTAGAAAGGAGTCCAAGCCCTATGTATCATGA
- a CDS encoding MerR family transcriptional regulator has translation MRTYKTAEVANIIGVHPNTVRLYEELRLIPKPERLHNGYRIFTDLHIQQFQLARTALEIEVLQNGLRKKIMDVVKTSAACNFDKALALTKDYLEQIHMEQQNASEAIEIATQLLKGNEIQARLKLKRKEVSEYLGLSMDCLRNWEMNGLLQVKRKENGYRVYTNADIQRLKIIRSLRCGGYSLAAILRMLTELSVNPNTNVKLTLNTPRPDEDIITVCDRLITSLTAAEANALVITQILIDMKEKYL, from the coding sequence ATGCGTACATATAAAACAGCAGAAGTTGCAAATATTATTGGCGTTCATCCAAACACTGTACGCCTGTATGAAGAACTCAGGCTTATTCCTAAGCCAGAGAGATTGCACAACGGTTATCGCATATTTACAGATCTGCACATTCAGCAGTTTCAGTTGGCTCGCACTGCACTTGAGATTGAGGTGCTGCAAAACGGCCTGCGCAAAAAGATTATGGATGTTGTCAAGACTTCAGCAGCGTGCAACTTTGATAAAGCACTTGCTCTCACAAAAGATTATCTGGAACAGATTCACATGGAGCAACAAAATGCATCAGAGGCAATTGAAATAGCGACACAACTTTTGAAAGGAAATGAAATTCAGGCTAGACTTAAGCTCAAACGCAAGGAGGTTTCCGAATATCTGGGCCTTTCGATGGATTGCTTGCGAAACTGGGAAATGAATGGATTATTGCAGGTAAAGCGAAAAGAGAATGGTTACCGAGTTTATACCAATGCGGATATACAGCGACTCAAAATCATTCGTTCTTTGCGGTGTGGAGGTTACTCGCTTGCTGCCATTTTGAGAATGCTTACAGAGCTTTCCGTAAACCCCAATACTAATGTGAAACTTACTTTAAACACTCCGAGACCGGACGAGGATATTATTACGGTTTGCGACAGATTGATTACTTCTTTAACGGCTGCCGAAGCAAATGCACTTGTCATTACACAGATATTAATAGATATGAAAGAAAAATATTTGTAA
- a CDS encoding ABC transporter ATP-binding protein, translating to MGEVIKVSQLYKSYGGLSVVSGLTFSVGRGEVFGLLGANGAGKSTSIECILGTKKPDSGIVSILDLDPKIQRKQLFEKVGVQFQEANYQEKIRVDELCQVTASLYRESANYRELLQTFGILDKSQNAVKDLSGGQRQRLFIVLALISKPEVIFLDELTTGLDAKARRDVWKILADLKSKGLSILLTSHFMDEVEALCDNICILKAGKTVFYGTVSEAISQSPHKKLEDAYLWYTEEEVS from the coding sequence ATGGGGGAAGTTATCAAGGTATCACAACTCTACAAATCCTACGGGGGATTATCTGTGGTAAGTGGACTGACCTTTTCGGTTGGAAGAGGTGAGGTATTCGGACTACTTGGTGCAAATGGTGCAGGCAAATCCACCAGCATCGAATGTATATTGGGTACGAAAAAACCGGATAGTGGAATCGTATCTATTTTAGACTTAGATCCAAAAATACAACGCAAGCAGTTATTTGAGAAAGTTGGCGTTCAATTTCAAGAAGCAAATTATCAGGAAAAAATCAGAGTAGATGAGCTTTGTCAAGTGACTGCATCGCTTTATCGTGAGTCCGCAAATTACCGGGAATTATTACAAACATTCGGCATTTTGGATAAATCGCAAAACGCTGTTAAAGATCTTTCGGGCGGTCAGCGACAACGACTCTTCATCGTGCTTGCATTGATATCAAAACCTGAAGTTATATTCCTTGATGAACTGACTACGGGGCTAGATGCTAAAGCCAGACGAGATGTTTGGAAGATACTTGCTGATCTTAAATCAAAGGGGTTGAGCATTTTGTTAACGTCTCATTTCATGGATGAAGTCGAGGCGCTATGCGACAATATTTGTATTTTAAAAGCTGGGAAAACTGTATTTTATGGTACAGTTTCTGAAGCGATTTCCCAAAGCCCACATAAAAAACTTGAGGATGCTTATCTTTGGTACACAGAGGAGGAGGTTAGCTAA
- a CDS encoding ABC transporter permease: MKTFYTMLKTELKLSLRGMDMFIFAICMPLVLLVILGMLYGSKPAYDGASYTFLEQSFAALTTISICAGGVMGLPLVVSDYRSKKILKRFQVTPISPILILLVQITIYTLYAVVSLLSLILISMVVFDIRFQGTLLNFLGGYFLVMLSMFSIGMMVGGVARDSKVASAVASLLYFPMIILSGATLPYEIMPIMLQKVSDVLPLTQGIKILKAASLGLPLDSVLIPFIAMVILAGVCIGISLKYFRWE, encoded by the coding sequence ATGAAGACCTTTTACACAATGCTTAAAACTGAGCTGAAATTATCTTTACGTGGAATGGATATGTTTATTTTTGCGATTTGCATGCCGCTTGTATTGCTTGTAATTTTAGGAATGCTCTATGGAAGTAAGCCCGCATATGACGGAGCAAGCTACACGTTTTTGGAGCAGTCCTTTGCGGCGCTTACAACCATTTCTATTTGTGCAGGTGGCGTAATGGGGTTGCCGCTGGTGGTGTCCGATTATCGAAGTAAAAAAATCCTAAAACGTTTTCAAGTTACGCCTATCAGTCCAATTTTAATTCTGTTAGTGCAGATAACAATCTATACGTTGTATGCAGTTGTATCGCTGTTATCACTAATTCTCATCAGCATGGTTGTTTTTGACATACGGTTTCAAGGGACATTGTTGAATTTTCTTGGAGGCTATTTTCTTGTCATGCTGTCGATGTTCAGCATTGGCATGATGGTGGGCGGTGTTGCAAGAGACAGCAAAGTTGCGAGTGCTGTAGCGAGTCTTCTGTATTTTCCCATGATTATTCTATCTGGTGCAACACTACCTTATGAAATCATGCCGATTATGCTTCAAAAGGTATCCGATGTCCTTCCTTTAACACAAGGTATTAAAATTCTAAAGGCAGCATCACTTGGATTACCTTTAGACAGTGTGCTAATTCCATTTATCGCAATGGTAATTTTAGCTGGTGTGTGTATTGGGATTTCTCTAAAATATTTTCGCTGGGAATAG
- a CDS encoding glycosyltransferase, producing MNHRIAMVTTAHPHDDVRIYHKEAKALARAGWRVEIINSHFAGTDENGIRFCRVALPGGRLWRMLGARKAAVEALLKSRADICVLHDPELLPLLSYLQRMVIITVYDAHEDLPAQLVTKPWIPTLFSGTAARWGRRLLTRYLPLADGVLTATDGIAQTLEGLNNRICVVQNRPTQEDCALFDAARNSATPVPNAVCYAGALTEQRGLYRMIRCCYAAGATLMLAGAFENEAVQKKAEAMPEYTCVQYRGVLERQGIAELYAKCSAGLVLLADTPSYRESEPIKLFEYLCAGLPVIASDFLHWREIALTSGVTFVADNQDDEAVFAIRQAIAHPVEVDIKAARQKFGFKADEDRLLQFFDALEQKGRRQPSTF from the coding sequence ATGAATCACCGAATTGCCATGGTGACGACGGCACATCCGCACGACGATGTGCGAATTTATCACAAAGAAGCCAAAGCACTGGCAAGGGCTGGATGGCGGGTAGAAATTATCAATTCCCATTTTGCCGGAACGGATGAAAACGGCATTCGGTTTTGCAGGGTGGCGTTGCCTGGCGGGCGGCTCTGGCGCATGCTGGGGGCAAGAAAGGCTGCGGTTGAAGCGCTTTTGAAAAGCCGGGCGGATATCTGCGTGTTGCACGACCCAGAGCTGCTGCCGCTACTTTCTTATTTACAGCGTATGGTGATTATCACAGTCTATGATGCACACGAAGATCTTCCAGCTCAGCTGGTTACCAAGCCGTGGATTCCCACACTTTTCAGTGGCACTGCGGCACGATGGGGGCGCAGGCTGCTGACACGGTATTTACCGCTGGCCGATGGGGTATTGACCGCCACCGACGGAATTGCCCAGACCCTGGAGGGACTAAACAACCGAATTTGTGTGGTACAAAACCGACCCACGCAGGAGGATTGCGCCTTGTTTGATGCGGCACGCAACAGCGCCACACCGGTACCGAACGCCGTCTGTTACGCGGGTGCGCTTACGGAACAGCGGGGACTCTACCGTATGATACGCTGCTGTTATGCCGCGGGGGCAACGCTGATGCTGGCGGGGGCATTTGAAAACGAAGCGGTACAAAAAAAAGCAGAAGCCATGCCAGAATATACCTGTGTACAATATCGCGGCGTGCTGGAACGACAAGGTATCGCCGAGTTGTACGCTAAATGCAGCGCGGGGCTCGTGTTGCTGGCCGATACACCTTCATACCGCGAAAGTGAACCTATCAAACTGTTTGAATACTTGTGTGCAGGGCTACCGGTGATTGCTAGCGATTTTTTGCATTGGCGTGAAATTGCGTTGACATCGGGGGTGACCTTTGTTGCCGACAATCAAGACGATGAAGCAGTGTTTGCCATTCGGCAGGCAATAGCCCACCCGGTTGAAGTGGATATTAAAGCAGCTCGGCAAAAATTTGGTTTTAAAGCGGACGAGGATCGGCTTTTGCAATTCTTTGACGCGTTAGAGCAGAAGGGAAGACGGCAACCATCAACATTCTAA
- a CDS encoding glycosyltransferase family 4 protein yields the protein MEYRPYYLSAALTCMGEKPAVLMASFSHLRKKNPQVKNDLVLMDLQGVSYCVLKTSSYIGNGVKRAQNAMQFAAGLWRHQGQLAKMFKPGVVIVSSTHPFDFFAAKALAKKTGSVLVFEVHDIWPLSLIELYGFPQTHPLMRLTDYLMRCALEQSDAVVSLLPRFERYCKDRKFTPKRIAYIPNAFAEETQTAPPPEHLQAVREAKENYSAVVMYAGGIARANAVDELLAIAALLPFVAFVCVGAGAERDELFRIKTDNVIFLPAVSHPQVQPLLQQADLLWLGVRNLSVYRYGIAMNKLYDYMAAGRPVIISAPCKYHPVSYAKCGITVPASDKIQTRNAILRMMALTDRQRHIIGMRGRRAIERKYRYEVIAEYYQTLLEELSGGKQKKT from the coding sequence ATGGAGTACCGCCCTTATTACCTGTCGGCGGCACTTACGTGCATGGGGGAGAAGCCTGCAGTTTTAATGGCGAGTTTTTCGCATCTGCGTAAAAAAAATCCTCAAGTAAAAAATGACCTTGTGCTCATGGATCTACAGGGCGTATCTTATTGCGTCCTAAAAACATCTTCCTATATTGGCAACGGGGTAAAGCGAGCGCAAAACGCCATGCAATTTGCCGCCGGATTATGGCGGCACCAGGGCCAACTGGCCAAAATGTTCAAGCCCGGCGTTGTCATTGTTTCCTCCACTCATCCGTTTGATTTTTTTGCCGCCAAGGCGTTGGCTAAAAAAACCGGTTCCGTGCTGGTTTTTGAGGTGCATGATATCTGGCCGCTATCTCTGATCGAACTGTACGGCTTTCCTCAGACACATCCGCTGATGCGTCTTACAGATTATTTAATGCGCTGCGCCCTTGAGCAGAGTGATGCAGTGGTATCACTGCTGCCGAGGTTTGAACGTTATTGCAAGGACCGCAAATTTACACCAAAGCGCATTGCTTATATCCCCAATGCCTTTGCCGAGGAAACGCAGACCGCGCCGCCGCCGGAGCATCTGCAGGCGGTGCGAGAAGCGAAGGAAAACTATTCGGCCGTTGTCATGTACGCAGGGGGCATCGCGCGTGCCAATGCAGTGGACGAGCTTCTAGCCATCGCGGCGCTTTTGCCCTTTGTCGCTTTTGTTTGCGTGGGTGCGGGCGCAGAAAGGGACGAACTTTTTCGCATCAAGACAGATAACGTCATTTTTTTGCCTGCGGTATCGCATCCACAGGTGCAACCACTGTTGCAGCAGGCAGATCTGCTGTGGTTGGGCGTTCGAAATTTGTCGGTTTACCGTTATGGCATTGCCATGAACAAGCTTTATGATTACATGGCGGCGGGGCGTCCTGTTATTATTTCTGCACCTTGCAAATATCACCCTGTTTCTTATGCAAAATGCGGGATAACGGTGCCTGCTTCGGACAAGATACAAACACGAAATGCGATACTTAGAATGATGGCCTTAACCGATAGGCAGCGGCATATAATCGGCATGCGCGGCAGGCGGGCAATCGAGCGGAAATACCGCTATGAGGTAATCGCAGAATATTATCAAACGCTTTTGGAGGAACTGAGCGGTGGGAAGCAGAAAAAGACATGA
- a CDS encoding sugar transferase, which yields MLLPPFAKLPFVMQNEQVQLFYQALRQKQSQLVIKRIMDILLALFLLLLLAAPMAIIAVMILAEGNGGVLFRQQRITQYMKTFTIYKFRTMAPQNKPQTRITVHNDDRITALGRFLRRYRLDELPQLFNILNGDMSFVGPRPELDCFVAYYDDTMLSTLLLPAGLTSQASLKFCDETKYLDADDSERVYKELLLPRKMALNVAYITHFSLGVDIAVLFATLRHFLNAQVDEFDNNE from the coding sequence ATGTTACTGCCGCCATTTGCAAAGCTGCCTTTCGTAATGCAAAATGAACAGGTGCAGCTGTTCTATCAAGCATTACGTCAAAAACAGAGTCAGCTTGTAATCAAGCGCATCATGGACATCCTTCTGGCACTGTTCCTGTTGTTGCTGCTGGCAGCACCCATGGCAATTATTGCGGTCATGATATTGGCTGAGGGTAACGGCGGGGTGCTGTTTCGGCAGCAGCGTATCACACAATATATGAAGACTTTTACCATCTACAAATTTCGCACCATGGCGCCGCAGAACAAACCACAGACACGTATTACAGTTCACAATGATGACCGTATCACGGCGCTAGGAAGGTTTTTACGCCGCTACCGGCTCGACGAGCTACCACAGCTCTTTAATATCTTAAACGGCGATATGAGCTTTGTTGGCCCTCGTCCTGAACTGGATTGCTTTGTAGCGTATTATGATGACACTATGCTCTCAACGTTACTGTTGCCTGCCGGGTTGACGTCGCAGGCGTCGCTAAAGTTTTGTGACGAGACTAAATATCTCGATGCCGATGACAGCGAACGGGTCTATAAAGAGCTGCTGTTACCGCGCAAAATGGCACTCAATGTCGCGTATATTACACATTTTTCTCTTGGGGTTGATATTGCAGTGCTT